The proteins below are encoded in one region of Sedimentibacter sp. zth1:
- a CDS encoding MarR family transcriptional regulator produces the protein MINTKNDKRDIRDVMKKFHHDIAINDLKILYKCNAKSKLTYNSLMYLDIIGGKNGKYTASDIAKILHIEKPSVTQKLNILEKAGYIYKKQSEEDKRIFYLYVKDNEDDQVEQEFKKSDYAAEKMLRKNFSDEDVSKFFDMIEFMGDVLLKQEV, from the coding sequence ATGATAAACACAAAAAATGATAAGCGTGATATACGTGATGTAATGAAGAAATTTCATCATGATATTGCTATTAATGATTTGAAAATATTATATAAATGTAATGCAAAATCTAAATTAACGTATAACAGCTTAATGTATTTGGATATTATAGGTGGAAAAAATGGAAAATACACAGCTTCTGATATTGCTAAAATACTTCATATTGAAAAACCATCAGTTACACAAAAGTTAAATATTCTTGAAAAAGCAGGATATATTTATAAAAAGCAAAGTGAAGAAGATAAGAGGATTTTCTATTTATATGTAAAAGATAATGAAGATGATCAAGTTGAACAAGAATTCAAAAAATCAGACTATGCAGCAGAAAAAATGTTAAGAAAGAATTTTTCAGATGAAGATGTAAGTAAATTTTTTGATATGATTGAGTTTATGGGTGATGTTTTACTTAAACAAGAAGTATGA
- a CDS encoding MATE family efflux transporter, whose translation MDERQFGTLPSKTVFIKFVVPSILSMVFSSIYMIVDGIFVGNLIGSDALAAVNLVMPAVSIIMAISNMIAVGSSVKVSIALGEKNFDKANKIFSTSLFAIFLTALGFMIIMLFFTDNILNFIIKDKNLMNIAREYITVFIVFFPICMPLFAMDNFTRACGKAKYNMYINIGVSVFNIFLDWLFLVVLHGGMKEAALASCISMSIGVVFMFIPFIMKKNTLRFSKPNLSFKEFLGILYLGFSDFFNSTANSIIAIVVNALLLSYGGGNGVAAYAIMMYISGILFSVIYGMADSMTPAISYNVGAKNMAKTKEFYGICIKFAITVSLVLILVLQLFPEQIARLFVKDNNMEVIRIAIMAIRLMSIMYIFAAMCIVINAFLVAFDMARESIIIMALNSIVFPLSIVFIAAKQFGLNGIYATSSISSFLAFIVSIIIWKRVKKDKFI comes from the coding sequence ATGGATGAGAGACAGTTCGGCACATTACCATCAAAAACGGTATTTATAAAATTTGTTGTGCCAAGTATTTTAAGTATGGTTTTTTCATCGATTTATATGATAGTCGATGGTATTTTCGTAGGAAATTTAATAGGAAGTGATGCACTTGCAGCGGTAAACTTAGTAATGCCAGCAGTTAGTATAATAATGGCAATAAGTAACATGATCGCAGTGGGATCTTCAGTAAAAGTATCTATAGCATTAGGAGAAAAAAATTTTGATAAAGCAAACAAAATTTTTTCAACAAGTTTATTTGCAATTTTCTTAACAGCGTTAGGGTTTATGATAATAATGTTATTTTTTACTGATAACATTTTGAACTTCATAATTAAAGATAAAAATCTTATGAATATTGCAAGAGAGTACATAACAGTGTTTATAGTTTTTTTCCCAATTTGTATGCCTTTGTTTGCTATGGATAATTTTACAAGAGCTTGTGGAAAAGCTAAATATAATATGTATATAAATATTGGAGTTTCAGTATTTAACATATTTTTAGACTGGTTATTCCTTGTGGTTTTGCATGGTGGTATGAAGGAAGCAGCACTTGCAAGTTGTATAAGTATGAGTATTGGTGTTGTTTTTATGTTTATTCCCTTTATTATGAAGAAAAATACTTTGAGATTTTCAAAGCCTAATCTTTCATTTAAAGAATTTTTAGGAATTTTATATTTGGGATTTTCAGACTTCTTTAATTCAACAGCAAATTCAATCATAGCAATAGTTGTTAACGCCTTGTTACTTAGCTACGGTGGAGGTAATGGTGTTGCGGCTTATGCTATTATGATGTATATAAGTGGTATATTATTCTCTGTAATTTATGGAATGGCAGATTCTATGACTCCAGCTATTAGTTATAATGTTGGAGCAAAAAACATGGCGAAAACAAAAGAATTTTATGGTATTTGCATAAAGTTTGCTATTACGGTATCTTTGGTATTAATACTCGTATTACAATTATTTCCTGAACAAATTGCAAGATTATTTGTAAAGGACAATAATATGGAGGTTATAAGAATAGCAATAATGGCAATTAGACTTATGTCTATAATGTATATATTTGCAGCTATGTGTATTGTAATAAATGCTTTTCTGGTAGCTTTTGATATGGCTCGTGAATCAATAATTATTATGGCACTAAATTCAATAGTCTTCCCACTTTCGATAGTTTTCATAGCGGCAAAGCAATTCGGACTGAATGGAATATATGCAACAAGTTCAATTTCATCATTCTTGGCATTTATTGTATCTATAATAATTTGGAAAAGAGTAAAAAAAGATAAATTTATTTAA
- a CDS encoding recombinase family protein yields the protein MNRVAIYVRLSDEDIVKKGDESESIINQKMMLTDYAVNLGWHIVQIYVDEDYSGVDTNRSRPSFEMLVKDAERGKFDTILCKSQSRFTRSLEVLEKYVHKKFPEWGIRFVTLVDKADSSDKANKKSRQINGLVNEWYVEDLSNDIKNVLRKKMENGQFIGSWAPYGYKKAKEDGHKLVVDEYAAEVIRMIFRLYIEGYGVTRIVKILNEKGIDKPSIYMRKTGENFPVRSKNEFWSDYIIYRILRNEVYIGTLTQGKLTTVSYKNSKLVHKNRDDWVVVKNNHEPIIDEKDFYIVQYTMDKKRRTVKCDENIDNIGKTHLFATKVKCAVCNGPMVKTVINNGHGKKYPYLRCKNHITFAKAVCPVPNRINYNELIKVVEEELRKILNKYLNNNTVINSACNKISRFNYSGMIDKLEKKINNIDEDIRIKNNAIANLYIDKVNNIININRYNSISGIIEGEIKKLERNKSSTKQEIDRLNELKEKQVDISTVVSQFNLNNGLTHQIVQETIENIEIGLKNNDGKRDITIQWKI from the coding sequence ATGAATAGAGTAGCAATATACGTCAGATTGTCTGATGAAGATATTGTAAAAAAAGGTGATGAAAGTGAAAGTATTATTAATCAAAAAATGATGCTAACGGATTATGCTGTTAACTTGGGTTGGCATATTGTACAGATTTATGTTGACGAAGATTATTCAGGCGTTGATACTAACAGGAGCCGACCAAGCTTTGAAATGCTAGTTAAAGATGCTGAAAGAGGGAAATTTGATACTATACTTTGTAAGTCACAGAGCAGATTTACAAGAAGCCTTGAGGTTTTAGAAAAATATGTCCATAAAAAATTTCCTGAATGGGGTATCAGATTTGTAACATTAGTAGATAAGGCAGATTCATCAGATAAAGCAAACAAAAAATCAAGACAGATAAATGGACTTGTAAATGAATGGTATGTAGAAGATTTATCAAATGACATAAAGAATGTTTTACGAAAGAAAATGGAAAATGGACAGTTTATTGGTTCTTGGGCACCATATGGTTATAAAAAAGCAAAAGAGGATGGACATAAATTAGTAGTAGACGAATATGCAGCTGAGGTTATAAGAATGATATTCAGATTGTATATTGAAGGCTATGGAGTTACTAGAATAGTTAAAATACTAAACGAAAAAGGTATTGATAAGCCATCAATTTATATGAGAAAAACCGGAGAAAATTTTCCTGTCAGATCTAAAAATGAATTTTGGAGTGATTATATAATTTACAGAATTTTACGAAATGAAGTTTATATAGGCACGCTAACTCAGGGAAAACTAACAACAGTAAGCTATAAAAACAGTAAGCTTGTTCATAAGAATAGGGATGATTGGGTTGTTGTAAAAAATAATCATGAACCAATAATTGATGAAAAAGATTTCTATATTGTTCAATATACAATGGATAAGAAAAGAAGAACTGTAAAATGTGATGAAAATATTGATAACATTGGAAAGACTCATTTATTTGCCACGAAAGTAAAATGTGCTGTATGCAATGGTCCTATGGTGAAAACAGTGATTAATAATGGTCACGGAAAGAAGTATCCATATCTTAGATGTAAAAATCATATAACTTTTGCAAAGGCTGTTTGTCCTGTGCCGAATAGAATAAATTATAATGAACTAATAAAAGTTGTAGAGGAAGAACTTAGAAAAATACTTAATAAGTATTTGAACAATAATACTGTTATAAATAGTGCATGCAATAAAATCAGCAGATTCAACTATTCTGGTATGATTGATAAGCTTGAGAAAAAAATTAATAATATTGATGAAGATATTAGGATAAAAAATAATGCTATAGCTAATCTATATATAGATAAGGTAAATAATATTATAAATATTAATAGATATAACTCTATATCAGGTATTATTGAAGGTGAAATTAAGAAGCTTGAAAGAAATAAAAGTAGCACAAAACAAGAAATAGACAGACTAAATGAATTAAAAGAAAAACAGGTTGACATAAGTACAGTAGTTAGTCAATTCAATTTAAATAATGGGCTTACACATCAGATTGTTCAAGAAACTATAGAAAATATTGAAATAGGGCTAAAAAACAATGATGGTAAAAGAGATATAACAATACAATGGAAAATATAA
- the hflX gene encoding GTPase HflX produces MENTKEKCLLVGIQLSSNEEDNDMQELTELVKAADGEVLGTVIQNRNSIDNRYYLGQGKLEEIANYAKELDVDSIIFNDELTGTQIRNIEEIVDTRVIDRTTLILDIFARRALTNEGKLQVELAQLKYKLPRLVGMRKDLSRQGGGIGTKGPGEKKIETDKRHILTRILDIESLINKIDKVRDTKRKKRMKDEIPVVSIVGYTNAGKSTLLNALIETCYNSEELENKKVFVKDMLFATLDTEHRKVKLPGGRFAIFSDTVGFIKKLPTQIVKAFKGTLEELKYANVILHLIDINDENLEAHKQTTVDLINQITDNSIPVVTVYNKTDKIDNKNIAFLSNENNLYVSAAKKNNIDNLLEYVDKKINGDKNKYEMKIPNSELKVFYSLFENRFTDKVEYEADGVKLEAIIYEDEKYKYNEYIVK; encoded by the coding sequence ATGGAAAATACAAAAGAAAAATGCCTCCTTGTTGGTATTCAGTTGTCATCAAATGAAGAAGATAATGATATGCAGGAGCTAACTGAATTAGTAAAAGCTGCTGATGGTGAGGTTTTAGGCACAGTCATTCAAAATAGAAATAGCATTGATAACAGATACTACTTAGGACAGGGTAAATTAGAAGAAATAGCTAATTATGCTAAGGAGTTAGATGTTGATTCTATAATTTTCAATGACGAACTAACCGGAACTCAAATTAGAAATATAGAAGAAATTGTAGATACAAGAGTAATAGATAGAACAACACTTATACTTGACATATTTGCAAGGCGTGCATTAACTAATGAGGGTAAATTACAAGTTGAACTTGCTCAGCTTAAATATAAACTTCCAAGATTAGTTGGCATGAGAAAAGATTTATCTAGACAAGGTGGGGGAATAGGAACTAAAGGACCTGGTGAAAAGAAAATTGAAACAGACAAGCGACATATATTAACAAGAATTTTAGATATAGAAAGCCTAATAAATAAAATAGATAAGGTTAGAGATACAAAAAGAAAGAAACGTATGAAAGACGAGATACCTGTAGTTTCAATAGTTGGATATACTAATGCGGGTAAATCAACACTTTTAAATGCGTTAATAGAAACATGTTATAATTCTGAAGAATTAGAAAATAAAAAAGTTTTTGTTAAGGATATGCTTTTTGCAACTCTAGATACAGAACATAGAAAGGTAAAACTACCAGGTGGTAGATTTGCTATCTTTTCTGATACAGTTGGATTTATCAAAAAATTGCCAACACAAATTGTTAAAGCATTTAAAGGTACACTTGAAGAGTTAAAGTATGCCAATGTTATATTGCATTTAATTGATATAAATGATGAAAATTTAGAAGCTCATAAACAAACTACAGTTGATTTAATTAATCAAATTACTGATAATTCAATACCAGTAGTAACTGTATACAATAAAACAGATAAAATAGATAATAAAAATATTGCTTTTCTGTCAAATGAAAATAATTTATATGTAAGTGCTGCTAAAAAAAATAATATAGATAATTTGTTAGAGTATGTTGATAAAAAAATCAATGGTGATAAAAACAAATATGAAATGAAAATTCCGAATAGTGAATTAAAAGTATTCTATAGCTTATTTGAAAACAGATTTACTGATAAAGTAGAATACGAAGCTGATGGAGTAAAGTTAGAAGCAATAATTTATGAGGATGAAAAATATAAATATAATGAATACATTGTTAAATAA
- a CDS encoding YigZ family protein has translation MSQFRTIHDQGFDEIIINKSKFIGYASPIDSEDEAIEFINQIRKTHRDATHNVYAYVYGENSNIQRYSDDGEPSGTAGMPVLNVIKLENLKNIAVVVTRYFGGIKLGAGGLVRAYTKGAKIGIESGMIVDKTLFYDVLVEIDYTLLGKVENELSKNQYIIKNKEFMENVKLNILCIEEDIEKLKALMLNITSAKCKISTVNSQYYSIKDGKVLE, from the coding sequence ATGTCACAGTTTAGAACTATACATGACCAAGGTTTTGATGAAATAATAATAAATAAATCTAAATTTATAGGTTATGCAAGTCCTATTGATAGTGAGGATGAAGCTATTGAGTTCATAAATCAAATTCGAAAAACACATAGAGATGCTACTCATAATGTATATGCTTATGTATATGGTGAAAATTCGAATATTCAAAGATATAGTGATGACGGTGAGCCATCGGGTACTGCAGGGATGCCTGTATTAAATGTTATTAAACTTGAAAACTTAAAAAATATTGCAGTTGTAGTTACAAGATATTTTGGAGGTATAAAGCTTGGTGCAGGTGGACTTGTTAGAGCGTATACAAAAGGTGCTAAGATTGGAATAGAGAGCGGAATGATAGTAGACAAAACGCTATTTTATGATGTTTTAGTTGAAATAGATTATACGTTGCTTGGCAAGGTTGAAAATGAGTTATCGAAAAATCAGTATATTATTAAAAATAAAGAGTTTATGGAAAATGTAAAGCTTAATATACTGTGTATTGAGGAAGATATAGAAAAACTGAAAGCACTAATGTTAAATATAACAAGTGCTAAATGTAAAATTAGTACTGTTAATTCACAATACTATTCTATTAAAGATGGAAAAGTGCTAGAGTAA
- a CDS encoding YebC/PmpR family DNA-binding transcriptional regulator — translation MSGHSKWANTKHRKGKQDIKRAKIFTKLARAITVATREGGAEPEYNAALATAIEKAKADNMPNDNIDRAIKTGLGGLNGETFDHITYEAYGPCGTAFMVQCLTNNKNRTAADVRHYFSKYGGNLGTTGCVGYLFDRKGIITIDLSDNIDEENLMMQALDFGAEDMETNDVYEITTQPEDFLSVLNKLKEAGYEAKGEVAFLPQNYINVEGEGDLKNLDKLIDALDDNDDVQEVFHNWDMPEEDDEE, via the coding sequence ATGTCAGGACATTCAAAATGGGCTAATACAAAGCACAGAAAAGGTAAACAAGATATTAAAAGAGCTAAAATATTTACAAAATTAGCAAGAGCTATAACAGTTGCAACAAGAGAAGGTGGAGCAGAGCCAGAGTACAATGCGGCATTGGCTACAGCAATTGAAAAAGCGAAAGCTGATAATATGCCTAATGATAACATTGATAGAGCAATTAAAACTGGATTAGGTGGGTTAAATGGAGAAACATTTGATCATATTACATATGAAGCATATGGACCTTGTGGAACAGCATTTATGGTACAGTGTTTAACTAATAATAAAAATAGAACTGCAGCAGATGTTAGACACTATTTTTCTAAATATGGCGGAAATTTAGGAACAACTGGCTGTGTAGGATATTTATTTGATAGAAAAGGTATAATTACTATTGATTTAAGTGACAATATTGATGAAGAAAATCTAATGATGCAAGCTCTTGATTTTGGAGCAGAAGATATGGAAACAAACGATGTTTATGAAATTACAACTCAACCAGAAGATTTTTTATCAGTTTTAAATAAGCTTAAAGAAGCTGGATATGAAGCCAAAGGCGAAGTTGCTTTTTTACCACAGAATTACATCAATGTTGAAGGTGAAGGAGATTTAAAAAATCTTGATAAATTAATTGATGCATTAGATGATAATGATGATGTCCAAGAAGTTTTTCATAACTGGGATATGCCAGAAGAAGACGACGAAGAATAA
- the ruvC gene encoding crossover junction endodeoxyribonuclease RuvC, protein MIILGMDPGLAISGFGLIEYVGNKFKMIEYGAVITESTMPFPLRLKHIYNSYIDMIDKYKPDAIAIEELFYNKNVKTAIAIGEARGVHLLAGEIKNIPLYEYTPLQIKQGIVGYGRADKKQVQEMVKLILKLDKIPKPDDAADGLAVAICHAHSLKFAEDFRITGY, encoded by the coding sequence ATGATTATTTTAGGAATGGATCCAGGACTTGCAATATCAGGTTTTGGTCTGATAGAATATGTTGGCAACAAATTTAAGATGATTGAGTATGGTGCTGTTATAACTGAAAGTACAATGCCCTTTCCACTTAGGTTAAAGCATATCTACAATTCATATATAGATATGATTGATAAATATAAACCTGATGCTATTGCAATTGAAGAGTTGTTTTATAATAAAAATGTTAAAACAGCTATTGCTATTGGAGAAGCAAGAGGAGTTCACTTATTGGCAGGTGAAATAAAAAATATTCCTTTATACGAATATACTCCGCTTCAGATAAAACAAGGAATTGTTGGATATGGTAGAGCAGATAAAAAACAAGTTCAAGAGATGGTCAAGCTTATATTAAAGCTAGATAAAATACCAAAACCAGATGATGCAGCAGATGGACTTGCAGTTGCTATTTGTCATGCACATTCACTTAAGTTTGCAGAAGATTTTAGAATTACTGGATATTAA
- the ruvA gene encoding Holliday junction branch migration protein RuvA has protein sequence MISYIKGQIVKKGVDYLIIENNGIGYNINTSLNTLNKLSEGENTSVFTYMHVREDAILLYGFCTMEEIDMFKKLISVNGIGPKAGLAFLSTYEIDSLKVFILKEDVNAISKVPGVGKKTSQKVILDLKDKLGKLEDINNIKEIEGLSIEEAKTNNDFDDIAKVLMTLGFTQLEANKALENIDIIGKSENQIIKEALKNLNR, from the coding sequence ATGATAAGTTATATTAAAGGTCAAATTGTAAAAAAAGGTGTAGATTATTTAATTATTGAAAACAATGGTATTGGATATAACATAAATACGTCTTTGAATACGTTAAATAAGTTATCAGAGGGTGAAAACACTTCTGTTTTTACTTATATGCATGTAAGAGAAGATGCTATTTTATTATATGGTTTTTGTACTATGGAGGAGATTGATATGTTTAAAAAATTAATCTCTGTAAATGGAATTGGGCCAAAAGCTGGACTTGCATTTTTATCTACTTATGAAATTGATAGTTTAAAGGTATTTATTTTGAAAGAGGACGTTAATGCAATTTCAAAGGTACCTGGTGTAGGTAAAAAGACTTCGCAAAAGGTTATTTTAGATTTAAAAGATAAGCTTGGAAAATTAGAAGATATAAATAATATAAAAGAAATTGAAGGGCTTTCTATTGAAGAAGCCAAAACAAATAATGATTTTGATGACATAGCTAAGGTTTTAATGACATTAGGATTCACACAATTAGAAGCCAATAAAGCTCTTGAAAATATTGATATAATAGGCAAAAGTGAGAATCAAATTATAAAAGAAGCTTTGAAAAATTTGAATAGGTAG
- the ruvB gene encoding Holliday junction branch migration DNA helicase RuvB: MEKIERENDIIVSTINSGEEEIELSLRPQRLAQYIGQDKVKEKMSIFIEAAKMRNEPLDHVLLSGPPGLGKTTMANIISTEMGVNIRITSGPAIERPGDLAAILTNLNENDVLFIDEIHRLNRSVEEIMYPAMEDYALDIIIGKGPSARSIRLDLSKFTLIGATTRAGLLSSPLRDRFGVTCNLDYYNSEDLKQIILRSAGIINIDIDEEGADEIARRSRGTPRIANRLLRRVRDFAIVKGQGEIDIETADRALKMLEIDSIGLDRLDRKILNTIIDFYKGGPVGVETLAASIGEEKSTIEDVYEPYLLQIGFINRTPRGRIVTEKGFKHVKKERAKKEQLGLDI; this comes from the coding sequence ATGGAAAAAATTGAAAGAGAAAATGATATTATAGTTTCTACAATAAATTCAGGTGAGGAAGAAATTGAACTTAGCCTAAGACCGCAACGACTAGCTCAATATATTGGACAAGATAAAGTAAAAGAAAAGATGAGCATATTTATTGAAGCTGCTAAGATGAGAAATGAGCCTCTTGACCATGTTTTGCTTTCAGGACCTCCCGGACTTGGAAAAACAACTATGGCCAATATTATTTCAACTGAAATGGGTGTTAATATTAGAATTACTTCTGGCCCTGCAATTGAAAGACCAGGAGATTTAGCAGCAATTCTAACAAACCTAAATGAAAATGATGTTTTATTTATTGATGAAATTCACAGATTAAATAGAAGTGTTGAAGAAATAATGTACCCAGCTATGGAAGATTATGCACTAGATATAATTATTGGAAAAGGCCCATCAGCACGTTCAATAAGACTAGATTTATCAAAGTTTACTCTTATTGGGGCAACTACAAGGGCTGGATTACTGTCATCACCATTGAGAGATAGATTTGGTGTTACTTGTAACTTAGATTATTATAATTCTGAGGATTTAAAGCAAATTATACTTAGATCAGCTGGTATTATTAATATAGATATAGACGAAGAAGGTGCTGATGAAATAGCTAGACGTTCTAGAGGAACACCTAGAATTGCAAATAGACTGTTACGTCGTGTTAGAGATTTTGCTATTGTAAAAGGACAAGGTGAAATTGATATAGAAACAGCAGATAGAGCACTTAAAATGTTAGAAATCGATTCAATTGGATTGGATAGATTGGATAGAAAGATATTGAATACTATAATAGATTTTTATAAAGGTGGACCTGTTGGTGTTGAAACACTTGCAGCATCAATTGGTGAAGAAAAGAGTACTATTGAAGATGTTTATGAACCATATTTACTTCAAATCGGTTTTATAAATAGAACCCCACGAGGACGTATTGTTACTGAAAAAGGATTTAAACACGTTAAAAAAGAAAGAGCTAAGAAAGAACAGTTAGGATTAGACATTTAA
- a CDS encoding SpoIID/LytB domain-containing protein, whose translation MKKRVFKALLLIIVFMMSLSFVCFADDSDIMVRIRIRRPRNFNEQVDLKGDNGIEVYDITKNEATPMFTLDNDIDVLLDSYYDSKYLFVEDIDISDNVVYGPYHLKLYDYVFEDYVTAKNEADILTNNIGSEFYPFYDGTSYIIYCGNFISESIAYEKQAILSQNSINSEAINGINNNILVYNSSNQIVFMYSSNFNIFFSSYNSTLETNAIKIDKNTYRGMMSFTTEVGKLISINKVALNDYLYGVIANEISPSWHVEAIKAQVVAARTYAVSNIYPNAKDGYDMQDNQNSQVYGGYTSEKEITNIAVDETNGIMIYYDDNLIIAFFHSTSGGRTENSENIWVTPLPYLKAVDDPYSNESPYASWQSIATKSFLVSRIKEDYEDVNDLYNIYVTNVSENNRVLECILSTDIGDIILKKEKVRATIGYDFLLSSWFNITTDCNVYLMDGTEDDSKTGTEDDSKTGTEDDSKNEDSDSILDDLIGDLEDSSSENLDQDNETEDDNETEDDNETEDDNEKSVSLLNKYILSADDTKLIENNNLSVISANGVSQLSTIPTEYYFDGRGWGHGIGLSQYGAKKMAEEGFTFDQILKYYYTGVEIK comes from the coding sequence ATGAAAAAAAGGGTTTTTAAAGCGCTCTTGCTTATTATAGTTTTTATGATGTCGTTAAGTTTTGTCTGCTTTGCTGATGATAGTGACATAATGGTAAGAATTAGAATAAGAAGACCAAGAAATTTTAACGAACAAGTAGATTTAAAAGGTGATAATGGTATAGAAGTATACGATATTACAAAAAATGAAGCTACACCGATGTTTACCTTAGATAATGATATAGACGTTTTGCTTGACAGTTATTATGATTCTAAATATTTATTTGTAGAAGATATAGATATTTCAGATAATGTAGTATATGGACCATATCATTTGAAATTATACGATTACGTATTTGAGGATTATGTTACTGCGAAAAATGAAGCAGATATATTAACAAATAATATAGGATCAGAATTTTATCCATTTTATGATGGAACTAGCTATATAATTTATTGTGGTAATTTTATCAGCGAATCAATTGCATATGAAAAGCAAGCAATTTTAAGCCAAAATTCTATCAATTCTGAAGCTATAAATGGAATTAATAATAATATATTAGTTTATAATTCTTCTAATCAAATAGTATTTATGTACAGTAGTAATTTTAATATATTTTTTTCTTCTTATAATAGTACTTTAGAAACAAATGCGATAAAAATTGATAAAAATACTTACAGAGGTATGATGTCATTTACTACTGAGGTCGGAAAACTTATTTCTATAAATAAAGTAGCTTTAAACGATTACCTTTATGGTGTTATAGCCAATGAAATTAGTCCATCATGGCATGTGGAAGCAATTAAGGCACAAGTGGTTGCTGCAAGAACTTATGCTGTTTCAAACATATATCCAAATGCTAAGGATGGTTATGACATGCAGGATAATCAAAACAGTCAAGTGTACGGTGGTTATACAAGTGAAAAAGAAATAACGAATATTGCTGTTGACGAAACTAATGGTATAATGATATACTATGACGATAACTTAATTATTGCTTTTTTTCATTCTACTAGTGGCGGCAGAACAGAAAACAGTGAAAATATATGGGTTACACCATTACCTTACTTAAAGGCTGTTGATGATCCATATTCAAATGAGTCTCCTTATGCTAGTTGGCAAAGTATCGCAACAAAAAGTTTTCTTGTGAGTAGAATAAAAGAAGATTATGAAGATGTAAATGATTTATATAACATTTATGTAACTAATGTTTCAGAGAATAATAGAGTTTTAGAATGTATATTGTCTACAGATATTGGAGATATTATACTTAAAAAGGAAAAAGTTAGAGCTACTATTGGTTATGATTTTTTATTAAGTTCTTGGTTTAATATTACTACAGATTGTAACGTATATTTGATGGATGGAACTGAAGATGATAGCAAAACTGGAACTGAAGATGATAGTAAAACTGGAACTGAAGATGATAGTAAAAATGAAGATTCGGATAGTATTTTAGATGATTTGATTGGTGATTTAGAGGATTCTTCTTCGGAAAACCTAGACCAAGATAATGAAACTGAAGATGATAATGAAACTGAAGATGATAATGAAACTGAAGATGATAATGAAAAAAGTGTCTCATTGTTAAATAAATACATATTGTCTGCCGATGATACAAAATTAATTGAAAATAACAATTTAAGTGTTATTTCAGCTAATGGAGTATCGCAACTATCTACTATACCAACTGAGTATTATTTCGATGGTAGAGGATGGGGACATGGAATTGGATTAAGTCAGTATGGAGCTAAAAAAATGGCAGAAGAAGGATTTACATTCGACCAAATATTGAAGTATTATTATACTGGAGTAGAAATAAAATGA